The Fusarium oxysporum Fo47 chromosome II, complete sequence genome includes a region encoding these proteins:
- a CDS encoding acyl-CoA N-acyltransferase, which translates to MPLQLRPAVPEDIPEMCQVYYSAFGDTSIGSRIFTSDIEASNRFFQKTFTDDMADPLCELLVVTHKSSPDSKDEKVVSLAKWTLPGAPIQDPPPAEAWPANGDLAVEFFGAMTRGHRKFMGDRPHYYLEVICTHETWQRKGAGTLILRWGIERADTDGLPCFLEATPKGKLVYEKLGFKVKAEEEFKWSFGTFVETYMERDAKIEKRTMTRPKSKEFA; encoded by the coding sequence ATGCCTCTTCAGCTGCGCCCTGCTGTCCCAGAGGACATCCCTGAGATGTGCCAGGTCTATTACTCAGCCTTTGGTGACACCTCTATCGGAAGCCGTATCTTCACGTCCGACATTGAAGCCTCAAATCGCTTCTTTCAGAAGACCTTCACGGATGATATGGCAGACCCTCTGTGTGAATTACTCGTCGTCACGCACAAATCATCCCCAGACTCAAAAGACGAAAAGGTAGTCTCGCTAGCGAAATGGACCCTGCCTGGTGCCCCAATTCAAGATCCTCCACCAGCCGAGGCATGGCCAGCAAATGGTGATCTCGCCGTCGAGTTCTTTGGCGCTATGACACGAGGCCATCGCAAGTTCATGGGCGATAGACCTCATTATTACCTTGAAGTCATCTGCACGCACGAGACCTGGCAACGCAAAGGCGCGGGCACTTTAATTCTCCGCTGGGGCATCGAGCGTGCAGACACAGATGGTCTCCCATGCTTTCTTGAGGCTACACCCAAGGGAAAGCTGGTGTACGAGAAGCTCGGATTCAAGGTAAAAGCTGAGGAGGAGTTTAAGTGGTCGTTCGGAACGTTTGTGGAGACGTACATGGAGCGTGATGCAAAGATCGAGAAACGGACAATGACGCGGCCGAAATCCAAGGAATTCGCATAG